The following coding sequences lie in one bacterium genomic window:
- a CDS encoding LLM class F420-dependent oxidoreductase, protein MKLGLLAPLISPNATPEYLTTYATVAEECGFHSLWLAEHVVLFDEYEPNYPYSADGRMPAGGDNGFLETFTALSFMAAVTKRIRLGTGICLVPQRNPVYTAKESAAIDWLSGGRLDFGVGVGWQREEFAAVSMEFSARGARCRSYLEVIKRLWCDEVSEYRGEHYQLAPCRMYPKPVQRPHPPIYFGGESDAALRRVAELGQGWYGLGRDPEDLPPLLARLDELLAKSNRVRSDLEIAVSPYLKGCDSDKRSRYRDLGVDQLIVPGLAQDIEAIRPVLEDLANQLL, encoded by the coding sequence ATGAAGCTTGGATTGCTGGCCCCTCTGATCAGCCCGAATGCGACACCTGAGTATCTGACCACGTATGCAACCGTGGCCGAGGAGTGCGGCTTCCATTCTCTTTGGCTCGCCGAGCACGTCGTGTTATTCGACGAGTACGAGCCCAACTATCCCTATTCGGCGGACGGACGTATGCCGGCTGGTGGAGACAACGGTTTTCTCGAGACCTTTACGGCTCTGAGTTTCATGGCCGCGGTCACCAAGCGAATACGTCTTGGCACCGGAATCTGTCTCGTTCCCCAGCGCAATCCCGTCTACACAGCCAAGGAATCCGCCGCCATCGACTGGCTCTCGGGCGGCCGTTTGGATTTCGGCGTGGGTGTGGGCTGGCAGCGAGAGGAGTTCGCCGCCGTGTCGATGGAATTCTCGGCTCGCGGCGCGCGCTGCCGATCCTATCTCGAAGTGATCAAGCGGCTCTGGTGCGATGAAGTTTCAGAGTATCGCGGCGAGCATTATCAACTGGCTCCCTGCCGGATGTACCCGAAGCCCGTTCAACGCCCACACCCACCGATCTACTTCGGGGGAGAGAGCGACGCCGCGTTAAGGCGCGTCGCCGAACTCGGACAGGGCTGGTACGGACTCGGCCGCGATCCCGAAGATCTGCCACCCTTGCTTGCCCGCCTCGACGAGTTATTGGCGAAGAGCAATCGCGTTCGAAGTGATCTCGAGATCGCTGTGTCTCCCTATCTCAAAGGCTGTGATTCGGACAAGCGTTCCCGCTATCGCGATCTCGGTGTGGATCAGTTGATCGTACCGGGGCTCGCGCAAGACATTGAGGCCATACGCCCTGTTCTGGAGGACCTCGCGAATCAGTTGCTCTAG